One genomic window of Solanum stenotomum isolate F172 chromosome 9, ASM1918654v1, whole genome shotgun sequence includes the following:
- the LOC125876922 gene encoding uncharacterized protein LOC125876922 — protein sequence MFLKTSISTTKKLIQKTLYNVKYLFSGGGGGGGYEKIPKTYTQQKRIIIMSSPPPTKEDQVSKRKEIIMYDGIKKKYEEKRIRDERSYLVAQKLNELKMLENYKDEHALDIEQVLYYYSRLTCPAYVEIVDNFFMQIYSELFGASIVN from the coding sequence ATGTTTCTAAAAACCTCAATTTCCACTACCAAAAAGCTCATCCAGAAAACGTTATACAATGTGAAATATTTATTCTctggtggaggtggaggtggtggATATGAAAAGATTCCAAAAACCTACACACAGCAGAAGAGGATAATAATAATGTCGTCTCCGCCGCCAACAAAGGAAGACCAAGTTTCAAAGAGGAAGGAGATAATCATGTACGATggaataaagaagaaatatgaagaaaaaagaattagagATGAAAGGAGTTATTTGGTGGCTCAAAAGCTAAACGAATTGAAAATGTTAGAGAACTACAAAGACGAACATGCTCTCGATATTGAACAAGTTCTTTATTACTACTCGCGTCTTACTTGCCCCGCTTATGTTGAAATTGTGGACAACTTTTTCATGCAAATTTACTCTGAACTTTTTGGAGCTAGTATAGTTAATTAA